Proteins from a genomic interval of Clostridium botulinum:
- a CDS encoding zinc ribbon domain-containing protein, whose protein sequence is MFCSKCGTENDDSSVYCSKCGKKLKKQDSTNKNKILGLFKKVISNLDKVAESLLKDKKKLCISLGIMLAIIILNIGICVHRNNKDINTFKKAFNAAKYEDAKQVYSNAINNNYKDKRDKFDKKIGRYLSGMISDLQDDFINDKDRSDCSKELNALDQMYYYKFNSEEINKSKEKIKKYSDSRKAFTNGIKLEKNKSYFYALEQFNNVIKDDTNYSKAQNHMKNILSKAKEDMLKKSEEYFNGKEYDKAVYGVKSLGKYIPNDKIIKQRIEVYEKEREKYEKAKLEEKKKRKDYLLSKVNRYKDKVSEDITYVPKPYGELINIGESSVIFYPYLRGEVGSDVLKLIAGFNRSEWVFTKNIKCNADGEIFDLKFDYFERKSNVGFGTGIYEWIEIPVLEDTVFSDCNTNLNMITNLKKLGKAKKALIKFEGDTQSLDYELTSNQKNTLLEVIELHEICKGQ, encoded by the coding sequence ATGTTTTGTTCTAAATGTGGTACTGAAAATGATGATTCTAGTGTTTATTGTTCCAAGTGCGGTAAAAAGTTAAAAAAACAAGATTCAACAAATAAAAATAAAATTTTGGGGTTATTTAAAAAAGTAATTAGTAATTTAGATAAGGTGGCCGAAAGTTTATTAAAAGATAAAAAGAAACTATGTATATCTTTAGGCATTATGTTAGCAATTATAATTCTTAATATAGGGATATGTGTTCATAGAAATAATAAAGATATAAATACATTTAAAAAAGCATTTAATGCTGCAAAATATGAAGATGCAAAGCAAGTATATTCTAATGCTATAAATAATAATTATAAAGATAAACGAGATAAATTTGATAAAAAAATAGGTAGATATTTATCAGGTATGATTAGTGATTTACAAGATGATTTCATTAATGATAAAGATAGAAGTGATTGTAGTAAGGAATTAAATGCATTGGATCAAATGTACTATTATAAATTTAACTCTGAAGAAATAAATAAATCTAAAGAAAAGATAAAAAAATATAGTGATTCAAGAAAAGCTTTTACAAATGGTATTAAGCTTGAGAAAAATAAAAGTTATTTTTATGCTTTAGAACAATTTAATAATGTTATTAAGGATGATACAAATTATAGTAAAGCTCAAAACCATATGAAAAATATTTTATCAAAAGCAAAAGAGGACATGCTAAAGAAATCAGAAGAATATTTTAATGGGAAGGAATATGATAAAGCTGTTTATGGAGTCAAAAGTTTAGGTAAATATATTCCCAATGATAAGATTATAAAACAAAGAATAGAAGTCTATGAAAAAGAAAGAGAAAAATATGAAAAAGCTAAATTAGAAGAAAAGAAGAAAAGAAAGGATTATTTATTATCAAAAGTAAATAGATATAAAGATAAAGTTAGTGAAGATATTACATATGTGCCTAAACCTTATGGAGAGCTAATTAATATTGGAGAAAGCAGTGTTATATTCTATCCTTATTTAAGAGGAGAAGTTGGAAGTGACGTATTAAAATTAATTGCGGGATTTAATCGATCAGAGTGGGTATTTACGAAAAATATTAAATGTAATGCAGATGGAGAAATTTTTGATTTAAAGTTTGATTATTTTGAAAGAAAATCCAATGTTGGATTCGGAACAGGAATATATGAATGGATTGAAATACCTGTTCTTGAAGATACGGTATTTAGTGATTGCAATACTAATTTAAATATGATTACTAATTTAAAGAAGCTGGGAAAGGCTAAAAAAGCTTTGATAAAGTTTGAGGGAGATACACAGTCTTTAGATTATGAACTTACAAGTAATCAAAAGAATACTCTTTTAGAGGTTATAGAGTTGCATGAGATTTGTAAAGGTCAATAG
- a CDS encoding type I restriction-modification system subunit M yields the protein MITGELKSKIDKIWETFWTGGITNPLEVIEQFTYFLFIKNLDDNEILAESDAEMLGIPFEGMFPIDKQYLRWSKFKNEEAGEMYRIVSEEVFPFIKNIHGNEQSAYSKYMQDAMFKIPTPLMLSKIVDAIDNLEMDDKDVKGDLYEYLLSKVATAGTNGQFRTPRHIIKMMAELMKPIPEDIIVDPAMGTAGFLVGAEEYLREKHNDLFLVQGLKEHFNNKMFNGFDMDRTMLRIGAMNMMLHGVDNPNIQYKDSLSETNKDSENYTLILANPPFKGSLDYEAVSADLLKVSKTKKTELLFLSLFLRILKTGGRCASIVPDGVLFGSTKGHKDIRREIVDNHKLEAIISMPSGVFKPYAGVSTAIMIFTKTGTGGTDKVWFYDMKADGFSLDGKRNPIEDNDIPDIVERFSNLDKEDDRTRTEQSFFVPVDEIRENNYDLSINKYKEIEYEEVVYDEPKVILERVKQLEKEITEGLEDLGRMIEG from the coding sequence ATGATTACAGGAGAGTTAAAGAGTAAGATAGATAAAATTTGGGAAACATTTTGGACTGGTGGTATAACTAACCCATTAGAAGTTATAGAACAATTTACATATTTTTTATTTATAAAAAATTTAGATGATAATGAAATATTAGCTGAAAGTGATGCAGAAATGCTTGGTATACCTTTTGAAGGAATGTTTCCAATTGATAAGCAATATTTAAGATGGAGTAAATTTAAAAACGAAGAAGCAGGGGAAATGTATAGAATAGTATCAGAAGAAGTTTTCCCTTTTATAAAGAATATTCATGGAAATGAACAATCTGCATATTCAAAATACATGCAAGATGCTATGTTTAAAATACCAACTCCACTTATGTTATCAAAAATAGTAGATGCTATAGATAACCTTGAAATGGATGATAAAGATGTTAAAGGAGACCTTTATGAGTACCTTTTATCTAAGGTAGCAACAGCAGGTACAAATGGTCAGTTTAGAACTCCAAGACACATAATCAAAATGATGGCAGAGCTAATGAAACCAATACCAGAGGATATTATAGTAGACCCAGCTATGGGTACTGCAGGTTTCTTAGTTGGAGCAGAAGAATATTTGAGGGAAAAACACAATGATTTATTCTTAGTTCAAGGTTTAAAGGAACACTTTAATAATAAGATGTTTAATGGTTTTGACATGGATAGAACTATGCTTAGAATTGGTGCTATGAATATGATGCTTCACGGAGTGGATAATCCTAATATTCAATATAAAGATTCTCTTTCAGAAACTAATAAAGATAGTGAAAATTATACATTGATTTTAGCAAATCCTCCTTTTAAAGGTAGCTTAGATTATGAAGCAGTGTCAGCGGACCTTTTAAAAGTTAGTAAAACAAAAAAAACAGAATTACTATTTTTATCACTATTTTTAAGAATATTAAAAACTGGCGGAAGATGTGCGTCAATCGTTCCAGATGGAGTTTTATTTGGTTCAACTAAAGGACATAAGGATATAAGACGTGAAATAGTTGATAATCATAAGCTTGAAGCTATAATAAGTATGCCAAGTGGAGTATTTAAGCCATATGCAGGAGTGTCTACAGCTATTATGATATTTACGAAGACTGGCACAGGCGGAACAGATAAGGTATGGTTCTATGATATGAAGGCAGATGGATTTTCACTAGATGGTAAGAGAAATCCTATTGAAGATAATGATATACCTGATATAGTAGAAAGATTTAGCAATTTAGATAAAGAGGATGATAGAACGAGAACAGAGCAAAGCTTTTTTGTTCCAGTAGATGAAATCAGAGAAAACAACTATGATTTATCTATTAATAAGTACAAGGAAATAGAGTATGAAGAAGTTGTTTATGATGAACCTAAGGTTATTTTGGAGAGAGTTAAGCAATTAGAAAAGGAAATAACTGAGGGGTTAGAGGACTTAGGAAGAATGATTGAGGGGTAA
- a CDS encoding restriction endonuclease subunit S — MKYTLEDIFKFIRNGANIKQGVIDGGYPITRIETISNSYIDTNKVGYAGIYELGKFKDYLLKGGDILISHINSEKHLGKTAIYEDINKDIIHGMNLLCLRPDTDKIIPKYINYYFNTKYFKNKLPKITKKSVNQASFSVNDFKKLSVDISNLETQQKIVNILDKAQSLIDKRKAQIEALDELVKSRFVEMFGDPITNSRMWKTQLLENVCEMKAGKSIKAANIHEKNLTGLYPCYGGNGLRGYVKEYSHEGDIPLIGRQGALCGNVKYARGKFYATEHAVVTKPKIEMNNYWLYFVLMKLNLNRFSTGAAQPGLTVGKLNKVEFPMVPIHLQNQFADFVTKVDKLKLKMQNSLKKLEDNFNSLMQKAFKGELFKD, encoded by the coding sequence ATGAAATATACATTAGAAGATATATTTAAATTTATACGAAATGGTGCAAATATAAAACAAGGTGTAATAGATGGGGGATACCCTATAACACGTATTGAAACTATATCAAATTCATATATAGATACAAACAAAGTTGGATATGCAGGCATATATGAATTAGGAAAATTTAAAGACTATTTATTAAAAGGTGGTGATATTTTAATTTCACATATAAATAGTGAAAAACACTTAGGGAAAACAGCAATATATGAAGATATAAATAAAGATATAATACATGGGATGAATTTATTATGTCTTAGACCGGATACAGATAAAATAATACCTAAATATATTAATTATTATTTTAACACTAAATATTTCAAAAACAAATTACCTAAGATTACTAAAAAATCTGTTAATCAAGCTAGTTTTTCAGTTAATGATTTTAAAAAATTATCTGTGGATATATCTAACTTAGAAACACAACAAAAGATAGTAAATATACTCGACAAAGCTCAATCATTAATAGACAAAAGGAAAGCTCAAATAGAAGCTTTGGATGAATTAGTTAAATCAAGATTTGTAGAGATGTTTGGGGATCCTATTACAAACAGCAGAATGTGGAAAACCCAATTACTAGAAAATGTATGTGAAATGAAAGCAGGAAAAAGTATAAAAGCAGCTAATATACATGAGAAAAATTTAACTGGATTGTATCCATGTTATGGAGGGAATGGTCTAAGAGGATATGTAAAAGAATATTCTCATGAAGGTGATATTCCTTTAATCGGGAGACAAGGAGCTTTATGTGGGAATGTAAAGTATGCACGAGGTAAGTTTTATGCTACTGAGCATGCAGTTGTAACTAAACCTAAAATAGAAATGAATAATTATTGGCTTTATTTTGTGCTGATGAAGCTAAATCTAAATAGATTTTCAACAGGTGCTGCTCAGCCGGGGCTTACTGTAGGAAAATTAAATAAAGTAGAATTTCCTATGGTTCCAATTCACCTCCAAAACCAATTCGCCGACTTTGTAACCAAAGTTGACAAACTAAAACTTAAAATGCAAAATAGCTTAAAAAAACTAGAAGATAACTTTAATTCATTAATGCAAAAAGCTTTTAAGGGAGAACTATTTAAAGATTAG
- a CDS encoding Rpn family recombination-promoting nuclease/putative transposase, whose amino-acid sequence MRYGLLSPKVDFVFKKIFGNEKHPEILISFLNAVMNPINPIKSVKIRNSDIEKEHIEDKYSRLDIKATTNNGEEINIEIQVKNEYNMIRRSLYYWSKMYEGQLTEGDNYNRLSKTVCINILDFNYLKNDRFHNGYRLKEMTTNEELTDIEEIHFIELPKMQESNENEEVTDMLEAWIKFINNPSSEVVKKLEMSVHEIKEAKDELVRLSGDKKEVELYEQRKFVILDRVSDLENAEEKGKQIGKQEGLKKGKIAVAKNLLDVLDIETIAVKTGLSVDEVVNIKQGVRE is encoded by the coding sequence ATGAGATATGGTTTATTAAGTCCAAAAGTTGATTTTGTATTTAAAAAGATATTTGGTAATGAAAAGCATCCTGAAATATTAATCTCTTTTTTAAATGCAGTAATGAATCCAATAAATCCAATTAAAAGTGTTAAAATAAGAAATTCGGATATAGAGAAAGAACACATAGAAGATAAATATAGCAGACTTGATATAAAAGCAACTACAAATAACGGTGAGGAAATAAATATAGAAATTCAAGTTAAGAATGAATATAACATGATAAGAAGAAGTCTTTACTATTGGAGTAAAATGTATGAAGGTCAACTTACTGAAGGGGATAATTATAATAGATTATCAAAAACGGTTTGTATAAACATACTAGATTTTAATTATTTAAAAAATGATAGATTCCATAATGGTTATAGATTAAAAGAAATGACAACAAATGAGGAATTAACAGATATTGAGGAAATACATTTTATAGAACTTCCTAAAATGCAAGAATCAAATGAAAATGAAGAAGTTACGGATATGCTTGAAGCATGGATTAAATTTATAAATAATCCATCAAGTGAAGTCGTTAAAAAGCTTGAAATGAGTGTACATGAAATAAAAGAAGCAAAAGATGAACTTGTAAGATTAAGTGGGGATAAAAAAGAAGTAGAATTATACGAACAAAGAAAATTTGTAATACTTGATAGAGTAAGCGATCTTGAAAATGCTGAAGAAAAAGGAAAACAGATAGGAAAACAAGAAGGATTAAAAAAAGGCAAAATAGCAGTTGCGAAAAATCTCTTGGATGTCTTAGACATAGAAACTATTGCTGTTAAGACTGGGTTATCTGTAGACGAAGTGGTCAATATAAAACAAGGAGTCAGGGAATAG
- a CDS encoding DEAD/DEAH box helicase family protein, with protein MCTNFEFLKFKKEFISFSKACIEAEKSILVSPATTAILSRRALELAVKWVYSFDEDLRIPYQDNISSLIHNGSFLELVDGEMLPILKFVIKLGNVAVHTNKSITREEAILSLHNLYQFINWIDYCYGDDYKEKSFDEGSLLQGEEKRVRPEELKNLYEKLSSKDKKLEEIIKENEELRREVTKKRKENTENYDFNIDELNEFNTRKIYIDVELKLAGWDFKRDIGEEIELFGMPNSAEKGYADYVLYGDNGKPLAVVEAKRTSKDPKVGREQAKLYADCIEKQYDVRPIIFFTNGFETYILDDYNGYPERRIYGFFKKEELQLMIDRRTQRKSLKNINIKDQISNRYYQKEAIIACAEELEKRKRKLLLVMATGTGKTRTAISLVDVLTKHNWVKNILFLADRTALVKQAKKNFSKLLPHLSLCNLLDKKDSPESRMIFSTYPTMINAIDDTKSKDGQRLFTCGHFDLIIVDESHRSIYKKYKAIFDYFDASLIGLTATPKDEVDKNTYSIFDMENGVPTYAYEFDKAVSDEFLVDYETIEVKSKIMEDGIKYDELSDEDKEEYEERFHEDESIGEEIQSSAINRWLFNANTIDLVLNKLMEKGLRVEGNEKLGKTIIFAKSHKHAEAIKERFDILYPHLGSSYAKVIDNQVNYVDSVIDDFSDKNKFPEIAISVDMLDTGIDIPEILNLVFFKKVRSKTKFWQMIGRGTRLCEDLLGIGQDKEKFLIFDFCNNFEFFRMNSKGFEGKVGQTLSERIFNLKLDLVKELQDLRYSDEEYVDHRNELLDGLINDVNSLNEENFMVKMNLKHVQKYKNKNEWQSLGAVNTQDIKEYVSPLITTLRDDEFAKRFDILMYTIELASLQDNNVTRPIKKVIETAENLSKLGTIPEIKENKYIIDKVRTTEFWEEIDLFELDEVRKALRELLKYLERTTQKTYYTHFEDMIISEESNEAMYNTNDLRNYRKKVEYYLKEHENDLAIHKLKNNKRLTRQDLETLEYIMWQDLGTKDDYEKEFGDMPVNKLVRKMVGLDRNAANELFSEFLSNQSLDIKQINFVKLIIDYVVKNGFIEDNRVLIEEPFRTVGNISILFKDNINEAKRIMGKVAEIKINAEIIG; from the coding sequence TTGTGTACTAATTTTGAATTTTTGAAGTTTAAAAAAGAATTTATTAGTTTTTCAAAGGCTTGTATTGAAGCAGAAAAGAGTATATTAGTAAGTCCAGCAACTACAGCTATTTTAAGTAGACGTGCTTTGGAACTTGCAGTTAAGTGGGTATATAGTTTTGATGAAGATTTAAGGATTCCCTATCAAGACAATATAAGCAGTTTAATACATAATGGTAGTTTTTTAGAACTTGTTGATGGTGAGATGTTACCTATACTTAAATTTGTAATTAAATTAGGTAATGTTGCAGTACATACTAATAAAAGTATAACAAGAGAAGAAGCTATTTTATCACTACATAATTTATATCAGTTTATTAATTGGATTGATTATTGTTATGGAGATGATTATAAAGAAAAGAGTTTTGATGAGGGTAGTTTACTTCAAGGAGAAGAAAAAAGAGTAAGACCTGAAGAACTTAAGAATTTATATGAAAAATTAAGTTCAAAGGATAAAAAACTTGAAGAAATTATAAAAGAAAATGAAGAACTTAGACGAGAAGTAACCAAAAAGAGAAAAGAAAACACAGAAAATTATGATTTTAATATAGATGAACTAAATGAGTTTAATACAAGAAAAATTTACATAGATGTGGAGCTTAAACTTGCAGGATGGGATTTTAAAAGAGATATTGGTGAGGAAATAGAGCTTTTTGGTATGCCGAATAGTGCAGAAAAGGGTTATGCAGATTATGTTTTATATGGTGATAATGGTAAACCACTTGCAGTAGTTGAAGCAAAGAGGACAAGTAAGGATCCGAAAGTTGGTCGTGAGCAAGCTAAATTATACGCTGATTGTATAGAGAAACAATATGATGTTAGACCGATTATTTTCTTTACTAATGGGTTTGAGACATATATCTTAGATGATTATAACGGATACCCTGAAAGAAGAATTTATGGTTTCTTCAAAAAAGAAGAACTTCAGCTTATGATAGATAGAAGAACTCAAAGAAAGAGTTTAAAAAACATTAATATAAAAGATCAAATATCAAATAGATATTATCAAAAGGAAGCAATAATTGCATGTGCTGAGGAATTAGAGAAAAGAAAAAGAAAACTTTTACTTGTTATGGCAACGGGTACTGGTAAAACAAGAACAGCTATTTCTCTAGTTGATGTATTAACAAAACATAATTGGGTAAAGAATATATTGTTTTTAGCAGATAGAACAGCACTTGTTAAACAAGCTAAAAAGAATTTTTCAAAATTACTTCCTCATTTATCACTTTGTAATTTATTAGATAAAAAAGATAGTCCAGAATCAAGAATGATATTTTCCACATATCCAACTATGATTAATGCAATCGATGATACTAAATCAAAAGATGGACAAAGATTATTTACATGCGGACATTTCGATTTAATAATTGTTGATGAATCTCACAGAAGTATTTATAAAAAATATAAAGCTATTTTTGATTATTTTGATGCGAGCTTAATAGGGCTTACGGCTACTCCTAAGGATGAAGTGGACAAGAATACTTATAGTATTTTTGATATGGAAAATGGAGTTCCAACTTATGCGTATGAATTTGACAAGGCAGTTTCTGATGAATTCCTTGTAGACTATGAAACCATAGAAGTTAAGTCTAAGATAATGGAAGATGGAATTAAATACGATGAATTATCCGATGAAGATAAGGAAGAGTATGAAGAAAGATTTCATGAAGATGAAAGTATTGGAGAAGAAATACAAAGTTCTGCTATAAATAGGTGGCTATTTAATGCAAATACAATAGACTTAGTTTTAAACAAACTAATGGAAAAAGGACTAAGGGTTGAAGGTAATGAAAAGCTTGGTAAAACTATAATTTTTGCAAAGAGTCATAAACATGCAGAAGCCATTAAAGAAAGATTTGATATATTATATCCTCATCTAGGTTCAAGCTATGCTAAGGTTATAGATAATCAAGTTAACTATGTAGATAGTGTAATTGATGATTTTTCTGATAAAAATAAATTTCCTGAGATAGCTATAAGTGTCGATATGCTTGATACAGGAATTGATATTCCAGAGATTTTGAATCTTGTTTTCTTTAAAAAGGTAAGATCTAAGACTAAGTTTTGGCAAATGATAGGAAGAGGCACAAGACTTTGTGAGGATTTATTGGGTATTGGACAAGATAAGGAAAAGTTTTTAATTTTTGATTTTTGTAATAACTTTGAGTTTTTTAGAATGAATTCAAAGGGATTTGAAGGCAAAGTAGGGCAAACTTTAAGTGAGAGAATATTTAATCTTAAACTAGATTTAGTGAAAGAACTTCAAGATTTAAGATATTCTGATGAAGAGTATGTGGACCATAGAAATGAATTGTTAGATGGATTAATTAATGATGTAAATAGTTTAAATGAAGAGAATTTCATGGTGAAAATGAATTTAAAACATGTTCAAAAATATAAAAATAAAAATGAATGGCAAAGTCTTGGAGCTGTTAATACACAGGATATTAAAGAATATGTATCCCCATTAATAACTACACTCAGGGATGATGAATTTGCAAAAAGATTTGATATATTAATGTATACAATAGAGCTTGCAAGTCTTCAAGATAATAATGTAACAAGACCAATAAAAAAGGTTATAGAAACAGCAGAAAATCTATCAAAGCTTGGAACTATACCAGAAATTAAAGAAAATAAGTATATTATAGATAAGGTTAGAACAACGGAATTTTGGGAAGAGATTGATTTATTTGAATTAGATGAAGTTAGAAAAGCTTTAAGAGAACTTCTAAAATACTTAGAGAGAACTACTCAAAAAACTTATTATACTCATTTTGAGGATATGATAATAAGCGAAGAATCAAATGAAGCTATGTATAATACTAATGATCTTAGAAATTATAGAAAGAAAGTGGAATATTATCTTAAAGAACATGAAAATGACCTTGCTATACACAAGCTTAAGAATAATAAAAGACTTACAAGACAAGATTTAGAAACTCTTGAATATATTATGTGGCAAGATCTTGGAACAAAGGACGATTATGAAAAAGAATTTGGAGATATGCCAGTAAATAAGCTTGTAAGAAAAATGGTAGGCTTAGATAGAAATGCTGCAAATGAATTATTTTCAGAATTTCTAAGTAATCAAAGTTTAGATATTAAGCAGATAAATTTTGTAAAACTTATAATTGACTATGTAGTTAAAAATGGATTTATCGAGGACAATAGAGTTCTTATAGAAGAACCATTTAGAACTGTAGGAAATATTTCTATACTTTTTAAAGATAACATAAATGAAGCTAAAAGAATAATGGGCAAGGTTGCTGAGATTAAAATTAATGCAGAGATAATTGGATAG
- the ltrA gene encoding group II intron reverse transcriptase/maturase: MNNSNKLQRKQTTQYRGRLVEVEVELQGKRGAQSNNLALAKGERENNVVDDTNNLLEKVLARENMLKAMKRVVANRGSHGIDGMRVDELRGFIIKNWLTIKQKLLEGRYKPSPVRRVEIPKPDGGIRLLGIPTVLDRLIQQALAQELNKIYDPTFSDNSYGFRPNKSAKQAILKSRQYINEGHKWVVDIDLEKFFDKVNHDILVERLSRRIKDKRVLKLIRNYLKSGIMINGLKVKSDKGTPQGGPLSPILANIMLDEVDKELEKRGHRFCRFADDCNIYVKSKKAGLRVMASIRKILEDLLKLKVNENKSAVDFVTRRKFLGFSFYFAKGGANIRIHEKSYKRFTNKIRKLTNRNKGISMEYRVYMINQLTIGWINYFGIAKANAKIQKIDSWIRRRLRSCIWKQWKKVKTRGRNLIKLGIPTYKAWKYANTRKGYWRISKSPILDTILNNKYIENLGYRSISKRYQLIHNS; the protein is encoded by the coding sequence TTGAATAATTCAAATAAATTACAAAGAAAGCAGACAACTCAATATAGAGGTCGCCTTGTGGAAGTAGAAGTGGAACTTCAAGGTAAACGAGGGGCGCAGAGTAATAATTTGGCGTTAGCAAAGGGAGAAAGAGAAAACAATGTAGTAGATGATACTAATAATCTACTTGAAAAGGTTTTAGCTAGAGAAAATATGCTAAAAGCTATGAAAAGAGTAGTTGCCAATAGAGGAAGTCATGGTATTGATGGTATGAGAGTCGATGAACTTCGAGGGTTTATTATCAAAAATTGGCTAACAATTAAGCAAAAGTTATTAGAAGGAAGGTATAAACCTTCACCAGTTAGGAGAGTGGAAATACCAAAACCTGACGGTGGAATTAGATTGCTTGGAATACCTACTGTACTTGATAGATTAATACAACAGGCATTAGCTCAAGAACTTAATAAAATTTATGACCCTACCTTTTCGGATAATAGCTATGGATTTAGACCAAATAAAAGTGCTAAACAAGCTATATTAAAATCAAGACAATATATCAATGAGGGGCATAAATGGGTTGTTGATATAGACTTAGAAAAATTCTTTGATAAAGTTAACCATGATATATTAGTGGAAAGACTTTCAAGAAGAATAAAGGACAAAAGGGTACTTAAACTAATTAGAAATTATCTTAAATCTGGAATAATGATAAATGGATTGAAGGTAAAATCAGATAAAGGTACACCGCAAGGTGGTCCATTAAGCCCAATACTTGCTAATATTATGCTTGATGAAGTAGATAAAGAACTTGAGAAAAGAGGTCATAGATTTTGCCGATTTGCAGATGACTGCAACATTTATGTCAAAAGTAAAAAGGCAGGATTAAGAGTTATGGCAAGTATAAGAAAAATACTTGAAGATTTATTAAAACTTAAAGTTAATGAAAATAAAAGTGCAGTAGATTTTGTGACGAGAAGAAAATTTCTTGGATTTTCATTCTATTTTGCAAAAGGCGGAGCCAATATAAGAATACATGAAAAGTCATATAAAAGATTCACAAATAAAATAAGAAAATTAACAAACCGTAATAAAGGTATAAGTATGGAATATAGAGTTTATATGATTAACCAATTAACGATTGGATGGATTAATTACTTTGGAATAGCGAAAGCTAACGCTAAAATACAAAAAATAGATAGTTGGATAAGAAGAAGGTTAAGGAGTTGTATTTGGAAACAATGGAAAAAGGTTAAAACTAGAGGACGAAACCTCATAAAACTAGGTATTCCGACCTATAAAGCATGGAAGTATGCAAATACAAGAAAAGGCTATTGGAGAATATCCAAAAGCCCAATTCTTGATACAATCTTAAACAACAAATATATTGAAAATCTTGGTTACAGAAGTATATCTAAAAGATATCAGCTAATACATAATTCTTAA
- a CDS encoding transposase, giving the protein MIITLNIQSENIYFKIFETVNIAFNKLGINTRKAKGRPPKYSDQQIVACMIYGVNNSIFSLRELEYKIKQDIVFQKIIGLKEVPDHSTFSLRAIALEKYVYYGIYAMLIELINPSTRICAIDGTALRSSLYDSEARYGKGTRLGRYKGYKLHCTACVCDSILPLSFSITTANVYDNQVQGLLYELKTYNPFIVLADAAYDDAQWFKVSKTLEYNLLTDVNMRKANSIESFKDESRYKNALFMQSPIGKNLYKNRLKIEQLFSILKGLYNLENPRLYGQKRYERHVKWVLLSYLIDEFNKVNSKINSRKYPWNL; this is encoded by the coding sequence ATGATTATAACATTAAATATACAAAGCGAAAACATTTATTTTAAAATTTTTGAAACTGTTAATATTGCATTTAATAAACTTGGCATTAATACTAGAAAAGCTAAAGGTAGACCACCTAAATATTCAGATCAACAAATTGTTGCATGTATGATATATGGTGTAAATAATAGTATTTTTAGTCTTAGAGAACTTGAATATAAAATTAAACAAGATATTGTATTTCAAAAGATTATAGGTTTAAAAGAAGTTCCTGACCATTCTACATTTTCTTTAAGAGCGATAGCTTTAGAAAAATACGTGTACTATGGCATTTATGCTATGCTTATTGAACTTATAAATCCATCAACTAGAATTTGTGCTATTGATGGTACTGCATTAAGGAGCTCATTATATGATAGCGAAGCTAGGTATGGAAAAGGAACTCGACTTGGCAGATATAAAGGATATAAGTTACATTGTACCGCTTGTGTATGTGATAGTATATTACCTTTGTCATTTTCTATAACTACTGCAAATGTATATGATAATCAAGTCCAAGGATTGTTATATGAACTGAAAACTTATAATCCATTTATTGTACTTGCCGATGCTGCTTATGATGATGCTCAATGGTTTAAAGTTTCTAAAACTCTAGAATATAATTTATTAACAGACGTAAATATGCGTAAAGCAAACAGTATAGAATCTTTTAAAGATGAATCTAGATATAAAAATGCTCTTTTTATGCAATCGCCAATAGGTAAAAATTTATATAAAAATAGGCTAAAAATTGAACAATTATTTTCTATACTTAAAGGATTGTATAACCTAGAAAACCCTAGACTTTACGGACAAAAACGCTATGAACGCCATGTTAAGTGGGTTCTTTTATCATATCTTATAGACGAATTTAATAAGGTTAATAGCAAAATAAATTCTAGAAAATATCCTTGGAATCTATAG